Proteins from a genomic interval of Acetobacterium woodii DSM 1030:
- the gltB gene encoding glutamate synthase large subunit, whose protein sequence is MRMKFTNLPPKQGLYDPTFEHDACGIGAIVHIKGKKSHDIVQQALTTLINLQHRGGRGAEQNTGDGAGILIQIPHQFLKKVTPKEGFTLPEPGDYGLGMLFMPTDAEARKQCEQILADVILQEGQTLLGWRDVPYNLCDLGKIAVSSMPFLKQVFIKKDPQITDAMDFERKLYTIRKQVEKITKKQGLSFYAASFSSRTVVYKGMLTEDQVGEFYLDLRDPDVTTAIAMVHSRFSTNTFPSWERAHPNRYVIHNGEINTLRGNVNWMYARQSLLQSDLFGNELEKTFPVVDVDGSDSSIFDNTFEFLSLTGRSMAHSAMMMIPEPWAKHKTMSPEKQAFYNYHSRMLEPWDGPAAIAFTDGIRLGAVLDRNGLRPSRYYVTKDDMVILSSEVGVLDIPPENILCKERLKPGRMLMIDTEKGEIINDEDLKHSVACQQPYGKWLAEHNITLDMLPEPKIKNITHSETLIQRQKTFGYTYEDLKTMIIPMAKDGVDPIGAMGNDIPLAVLSDKSQVLFNYFKQMFAQVTNPPIDALREELITGTGVYVGGEGNLINPLPESCHQISLDVPILSNDDLEKIKELDDPLIKAVTLSTLFPKNSGGEGLEKALDNLFAEADIAIENGARVVILSDRGVNAEMLPIPSALAISGLHQHLIQNLTRTKISLIIESGEPREVHHFAVLIGYGATAVNPYLAFETIEDLIKRGLLTDVTVEKAIKTYIKTVSKGVIKVLSKMGISTILSYHGAQIFEAVGINSDVINKYFTRTPSRIEGLGLNEIAQESQMRHDEAYANPFSDPNTLESGGNFQWRADGEFHTYNPEAVYKLQTACRNGDYKTYQEYTSLINEQSQKACTLRGMMTFKNRQPIALDEVESVESICTRFKTGAMSYGSLSSEAHECLAIAMNRIGGKSNTGEGGEDPERHIPLANGDSRLSAIKQVASGRFGVTSYYLSSAQEIQIKMAQGAKPGEGGQLPGRKVYPWIAKTRFSTPGVGLISPPPHHDIYSIEDLAELIHDLKNANREARINVKLVSEVGVGTIAAGVAKAKADVILISGYDGGTGASPRTSIRHAGLPWELGLAETHQTLVLNNLRTRVKVETDGKLLTGKDLAVATLLGAEEYGFATAPLVILGCVMMRVCHLDTCPVGVATQNPELRKRFTGDPAHIVNFMKFIAQELREIMAELGFRTIDEMVGRSDKLEMDHAIEHWKTKGLDFSNILYQPEIPEGGGLYCQIAQNHNIEKSKDLTELLEQCQPALERGEKVAITTTIRNVNRVVGTIIGNEVSKRYGEEGLPEDTITLNLTGSSGQSLGAFIPNGITIKLEGDANDYFGKGLSGGKMVIYPPKEATFVPAENIIVGNVAFYGATKGEAYIGGAAGERFCVRNSGVTAVVESVGDHGCEYMTGGKVVILGKTGRNFAAGMSGGIAYVLDLDESFCESCNAEMVDLVKITDAVELSELKLLIEKHRDYTNSALAQKILDDFDNYNKQFTKVLPRDFKRMQDAMERVKAQGLTGDEALMAAFQENNRDLSRVSGN, encoded by the coding sequence ATGCGTATGAAATTCACTAATTTACCACCCAAGCAGGGACTTTATGATCCCACTTTTGAACATGACGCCTGTGGTATTGGGGCGATTGTCCATATCAAAGGAAAAAAATCACACGATATCGTTCAACAAGCTTTAACAACACTTATTAATTTGCAACACCGCGGCGGACGTGGTGCTGAACAAAACACCGGCGATGGCGCCGGAATTCTAATCCAGATCCCCCACCAATTTCTTAAAAAAGTAACGCCGAAAGAAGGTTTCACGCTTCCCGAACCAGGCGATTATGGCTTGGGAATGTTATTTATGCCCACTGATGCCGAAGCAAGAAAACAATGTGAGCAGATATTGGCGGATGTGATCTTACAAGAAGGTCAAACCCTTCTTGGTTGGCGGGATGTTCCCTACAACCTTTGTGATTTGGGAAAAATTGCCGTTAGTAGCATGCCTTTTCTTAAACAGGTATTTATTAAAAAAGACCCCCAAATTACCGATGCGATGGATTTCGAACGAAAACTCTACACCATCCGAAAACAGGTCGAAAAAATCACTAAAAAACAAGGTTTGTCTTTTTACGCCGCCAGTTTTTCTTCTCGAACCGTCGTATACAAGGGCATGCTCACCGAAGATCAAGTCGGTGAATTCTATCTGGATTTGCGTGATCCCGATGTGACCACCGCAATTGCGATGGTTCATTCCCGTTTCAGTACCAATACTTTTCCCAGTTGGGAACGCGCCCATCCTAATCGTTATGTCATTCATAATGGTGAAATCAACACTCTCCGCGGAAATGTTAACTGGATGTATGCCCGTCAATCATTGCTCCAAAGTGATCTATTTGGTAATGAATTGGAAAAAACGTTCCCCGTTGTTGATGTTGATGGGAGTGATTCATCTATCTTTGATAACACCTTTGAGTTTTTAAGTTTAACCGGACGTTCAATGGCACATAGTGCGATGATGATGATCCCGGAACCCTGGGCTAAACATAAAACGATGAGTCCTGAAAAGCAAGCATTTTATAATTATCATTCCCGCATGTTAGAACCCTGGGATGGCCCCGCCGCGATTGCGTTCACTGATGGCATCCGACTGGGCGCCGTGCTTGATCGAAATGGTCTGCGGCCTTCTCGTTATTACGTAACTAAAGACGACATGGTTATTCTCTCTTCTGAAGTTGGCGTGTTGGATATTCCCCCCGAAAACATTCTCTGTAAAGAACGTTTGAAACCCGGGCGAATGTTGATGATTGACACTGAAAAAGGGGAAATTATCAATGATGAAGATTTAAAACATTCCGTTGCCTGCCAGCAGCCTTATGGCAAATGGCTTGCCGAACATAATATCACCCTCGATATGCTACCTGAACCCAAAATCAAAAACATCACCCACTCTGAAACCTTGATTCAACGTCAAAAGACATTTGGTTACACCTATGAGGATCTGAAAACAATGATTATCCCCATGGCTAAAGACGGCGTTGATCCGATCGGAGCCATGGGTAATGATATTCCATTAGCGGTCTTATCCGATAAGTCGCAGGTGCTTTTTAATTATTTCAAACAAATGTTTGCCCAAGTAACTAACCCACCGATTGATGCGCTGCGTGAAGAACTAATCACCGGAACAGGCGTCTATGTTGGCGGTGAAGGCAATCTTATCAATCCCTTGCCAGAAAGCTGCCATCAAATTAGTTTGGATGTCCCGATCTTAAGCAATGATGATTTAGAAAAAATAAAAGAATTGGATGATCCGTTAATTAAAGCTGTTACCCTATCAACTTTATTTCCCAAAAACAGCGGTGGTGAAGGCTTAGAAAAAGCCCTTGATAATCTTTTCGCCGAAGCTGATATTGCCATCGAAAATGGTGCGCGTGTCGTAATCCTCTCAGATCGCGGGGTTAATGCTGAAATGCTGCCGATTCCTTCGGCATTGGCAATTTCAGGACTTCATCAACACCTCATTCAAAATCTGACCCGGACCAAAATCAGTTTAATCATCGAATCCGGGGAACCACGCGAAGTCCATCATTTTGCGGTTCTGATCGGTTACGGGGCTACCGCCGTTAATCCTTATCTGGCCTTTGAAACAATTGAAGATCTGATCAAAAGAGGTTTATTAACCGACGTAACCGTTGAAAAAGCAATCAAAACTTATATCAAAACGGTCAGCAAAGGGGTTATTAAAGTACTTTCAAAAATGGGTATTTCAACCATTTTAAGTTATCATGGCGCGCAGATTTTTGAAGCGGTTGGCATCAACTCTGATGTGATTAACAAATACTTCACCAGAACCCCTTCCCGCATCGAAGGTCTTGGACTAAACGAAATTGCGCAAGAATCTCAGATGCGTCACGACGAAGCTTATGCCAATCCCTTTTCCGACCCAAATACGCTTGAGTCCGGCGGCAATTTTCAATGGCGGGCTGATGGCGAGTTTCACACGTATAACCCGGAAGCAGTTTACAAATTGCAAACCGCCTGCCGAAACGGTGATTATAAAACGTATCAGGAATACACTAGCCTGATTAATGAACAAAGTCAAAAAGCTTGCACCTTAAGAGGGATGATGACCTTTAAAAACCGTCAGCCGATCGCCCTTGATGAGGTTGAATCAGTCGAAAGCATTTGTACCCGTTTTAAAACCGGCGCGATGTCTTATGGTTCTTTAAGTAGCGAAGCGCATGAATGTTTAGCCATCGCGATGAACCGAATCGGTGGTAAAAGCAATACCGGCGAGGGCGGCGAAGATCCGGAACGCCATATTCCTTTGGCCAATGGTGATTCCCGCCTGAGTGCCATCAAACAGGTCGCTTCCGGACGTTTTGGCGTTACCAGCTATTACTTGTCCAGTGCCCAAGAAATTCAGATAAAGATGGCCCAAGGGGCAAAACCAGGTGAAGGTGGTCAGCTTCCGGGACGAAAAGTTTATCCCTGGATTGCCAAAACGCGGTTTTCTACCCCTGGTGTGGGACTCATTTCCCCACCGCCTCATCATGATATTTATTCGATTGAAGATTTGGCCGAACTGATCCATGACCTCAAAAACGCCAACCGCGAAGCCCGCATTAATGTCAAACTGGTTTCTGAAGTCGGTGTCGGCACTATTGCCGCTGGGGTTGCTAAAGCCAAAGCCGATGTCATTTTGATCAGCGGTTATGACGGCGGTACCGGTGCTTCACCGCGAACCAGTATTCGTCACGCCGGTCTTCCCTGGGAATTAGGTCTGGCTGAAACGCACCAAACGCTGGTCCTTAATAATTTAAGAACCCGGGTTAAAGTGGAAACCGATGGTAAACTTTTAACTGGTAAAGACCTGGCGGTGGCAACCTTATTAGGTGCTGAAGAATACGGCTTTGCAACGGCTCCACTGGTTATTCTCGGTTGTGTTATGATGCGTGTTTGTCATCTGGATACCTGCCCGGTTGGCGTCGCTACCCAAAATCCGGAACTACGCAAGCGCTTTACCGGCGATCCTGCTCATATTGTTAACTTCATGAAGTTTATTGCTCAGGAGCTCCGGGAAATCATGGCCGAACTTGGTTTTAGAACCATCGATGAAATGGTCGGCCGTTCGGATAAACTGGAAATGGATCATGCCATTGAACATTGGAAAACAAAAGGATTGGATTTTTCAAACATTCTCTACCAGCCCGAAATCCCTGAAGGCGGCGGTTTATATTGTCAGATCGCCCAAAACCACAACATTGAAAAATCCAAGGACTTAACCGAGCTGTTGGAACAATGTCAACCGGCACTGGAACGCGGCGAAAAAGTAGCCATTACAACGACCATCAGAAATGTTAACCGGGTTGTTGGTACCATTATTGGTAATGAAGTGTCTAAGCGTTATGGTGAAGAAGGTTTACCGGAAGATACCATAACTCTTAATCTGACTGGTTCCTCCGGTCAAAGTCTGGGGGCCTTTATTCCCAACGGCATCACGATCAAATTAGAAGGCGATGCCAATGATTATTTTGGCAAAGGCCTTTCCGGCGGGAAAATGGTCATCTATCCACCCAAAGAAGCAACCTTTGTTCCAGCCGAAAATATCATTGTTGGTAATGTCGCTTTTTATGGTGCGACTAAAGGTGAAGCTTATATTGGCGGCGCTGCCGGCGAACGATTCTGTGTTCGTAACAGCGGTGTCACCGCCGTAGTTGAATCGGTTGGTGATCATGGTTGTGAATACATGACTGGCGGAAAAGTTGTCATTCTTGGAAAAACCGGTCGAAACTTTGCCGCCGGAATGTCCGGTGGAATTGCTTATGTCTTAGATCTGGATGAATCTTTTTGCGAATCCTGTAATGCGGAAATGGTCGATCTGGTCAAAATCACTGACGCGGTTGAATTATCGGAACTTAAATTATTAATTGAAAAACATCGGGATTATACCAACAGCGCTTTGGCCCAAAAAATTCTTGATGATTTTGACAATTATAACAAACAATTTACTAAGGTATTACCACGCGATTTCAAACGCATGCAAGATGCCATGGAACGCGTTAAAGCTCAAGGACTCACCGGTGATGAGGCCTTAATGGCAGCTTTTCAAGAAAATAACCGGGATTTGTCCCGGGTAAGCGGAAATTAG
- a CDS encoding ABC transporter ATP-binding protein yields the protein MPVLKVTEVRKIYGSKQGGSVSTALNGVSFEIEKGEFVGIMGPSGAGKSTLLNVIATIDTVTAGEISIGGQDIGKIKEPELSDFRRSKLGFIFQDYNLLDTLTLKENIALPLILSKKNLPEIEQTVNHVATELGIENFLGKYPYEVSGGQKQRASAARAIVNAPELILADEPTGALDSKSSKDLLQCMQRLNQKNQATIMLVTHDAFAASFCKRIIFIKDGVLFMEIFNTGTRKEFFDKILKVLSALGGDNSELF from the coding sequence ATGCCAGTATTAAAAGTAACAGAGGTTAGAAAAATATATGGTTCAAAGCAAGGTGGCAGTGTGTCAACGGCACTCAATGGCGTTAGTTTTGAAATTGAAAAAGGTGAATTCGTTGGGATTATGGGTCCTTCCGGAGCAGGAAAGTCCACCCTGTTAAATGTGATTGCGACAATCGATACGGTAACGGCGGGAGAAATTTCGATTGGCGGGCAGGATATCGGTAAAATAAAAGAACCGGAGCTTTCGGATTTTCGCAGAAGTAAACTGGGTTTTATCTTCCAGGATTACAACCTGCTGGATACCTTAACTTTAAAAGAAAACATTGCCCTGCCGTTAATTTTATCTAAAAAAAATCTCCCGGAAATTGAGCAGACCGTTAATCATGTCGCCACTGAATTGGGAATTGAAAATTTTTTAGGCAAATATCCTTATGAAGTATCCGGCGGTCAAAAACAACGGGCATCCGCGGCCCGAGCGATAGTTAACGCCCCCGAGCTGATTTTGGCAGATGAACCAACCGGTGCCCTGGATTCCAAATCGTCAAAAGATCTGCTACAATGCATGCAGCGATTAAATCAAAAAAATCAGGCAACAATCATGCTGGTTACCCATGACGCCTTTGCCGCAAGTTTTTGCAAACGGATTATTTTTATCAAGGATGGCGTTTTGTTTATGGAGATATTCAATACTGGCACCAGAAAGGAATTTTTTGACAAGATCTTAAAAGTCCTGTCGGCGTTGGGAGGGGATAACAGTGAACTTTTTTAA
- a CDS encoding TetR/AcrR family transcriptional regulator, whose amino-acid sequence MNTRDKIYNTAKRLYLENGYENTPNTLIAREAGVNLGLVTYYFKTKDIIASDMLNNNYETLYSHILNYLSSQDELLQLITFFKLHFSLTEIDPHYDRFIYEMNKFDLLEKATRAGNLYVLYETLVDQNDQIEEADKNILCDYAVTASFGVIRALTIKQFEKEILLTKEELFDLSINQMFYSLKISNNPLLLKSLISSATSTIDRLLKEFPQLKKVKSYLYTPVED is encoded by the coding sequence ATGAATACACGAGATAAAATATACAATACTGCCAAACGTCTCTACCTGGAAAATGGCTATGAGAATACCCCCAACACCCTTATTGCCAGGGAAGCTGGCGTTAATCTGGGTCTGGTTACTTATTATTTTAAAACCAAAGATATTATTGCCAGTGATATGCTCAATAATAATTATGAGACACTTTACTCTCATATCCTTAACTATCTTTCCTCCCAAGACGAACTGTTACAACTGATTACGTTTTTCAAATTACATTTTAGTTTAACTGAGATTGATCCCCACTATGATCGTTTTATTTATGAAATGAACAAGTTTGACTTACTTGAAAAAGCAACTCGTGCCGGAAATCTTTATGTGCTTTATGAAACGCTGGTTGATCAGAATGATCAAATCGAAGAAGCGGATAAAAATATTCTTTGTGATTATGCGGTTACCGCATCTTTTGGAGTAATCAGAGCACTGACGATCAAGCAATTTGAAAAAGAAATTCTCCTTACCAAAGAAGAACTTTTTGATTTAAGTATTAATCAAATGTTTTATTCTTTAAAAATCAGCAACAATCCCCTGCTGCTCAAGTCCCTGATCAGCTCCGCCACCAGCACCATTGATCGTTTGCTGAAAGAATTTCCACAATTAAAAAAAGTAAAAAGTTATCTTTACACCCCGGTAGAAGATTAG
- a CDS encoding DUF47 domain-containing protein, whose amino-acid sequence MANKNIIDRIFPIKYHFHQMLFLQSQSNALGVDALFCWLKSGSEKDSQALNKHVKKADEIRMEMEKNLTEAFVTPFDRGDIYSISVGMNRVLKYVESTLISMKAFNVEANNTIVNMVEQLKTGVDVFAEAVNNLEKNHGKSEAAVVTMRATHREIEKLYIDGMFFVYAGSDPMEAIKKREVYHHIKDASTNLEETVDVLHRIIVRLT is encoded by the coding sequence ATGGCAAACAAAAATATTATTGATCGCATTTTTCCAATAAAATACCATTTTCATCAAATGCTGTTTTTGCAGTCACAAAGCAATGCTTTAGGGGTGGATGCATTATTTTGCTGGCTAAAAAGTGGTTCGGAAAAAGATAGCCAGGCGTTAAACAAACACGTCAAAAAAGCCGATGAAATCCGAATGGAAATGGAAAAAAATCTGACCGAGGCATTTGTCACCCCTTTTGACCGGGGGGATATTTATTCCATCTCGGTGGGGATGAATCGGGTTTTAAAATATGTGGAATCGACGTTAATATCGATGAAAGCTTTTAATGTAGAAGCAAATAATACCATTGTTAATATGGTCGAGCAATTAAAAACAGGAGTTGATGTTTTTGCTGAAGCGGTTAATAATTTAGAGAAAAATCATGGAAAATCTGAAGCCGCCGTTGTAACAATGAGAGCAACCCATCGTGAGATTGAAAAGCTTTATATTGATGGCATGTTTTTTGTTTATGCCGGTTCGGATCCGATGGAAGCCATCAAAAAACGGGAAGTATATCATCATATTAAAGATGCCTCAACCAATCTGGAGGAAACCGTGGATGTTCTTCATCGGATCATCGTGCGGTTGACTTAA
- a CDS encoding uroporphyrinogen decarboxylase family protein, giving the protein MLTKRQNLMEVINGGNPDRFVNQYEFMELIMEAPMDLPLAPAPGTRIKNKWGVTFDWPADQIGSFPMHDDEHKALKDITNWRESVKAPSVFYSDEEWAAAIAHADSVDRNDKFVTAFCAPGIFEMTHHLMSMEDALMALYEEPEDMHDLIDYIVEYELAYAKEVIDHIHPDALFHHDDWGSQRSSFISPEMFDEFILPAYKKVYGFWKANGVELIVHHSDSYAANLVPEMIEMGIDIWQGVMTTNNVPELIKQYGGKITFMGDVDSGRVDFPGWTRELIYADVKKACEECGKLYFIPNLSQGLNISSFPGVYEATSEIIDQLSKEMF; this is encoded by the coding sequence ATGTTAACCAAAAGACAAAATTTGATGGAAGTTATAAACGGCGGAAACCCTGACCGTTTTGTTAATCAATATGAATTTATGGAACTAATTATGGAAGCACCAATGGATCTTCCCCTGGCGCCGGCGCCGGGAACACGCATCAAAAATAAATGGGGGGTTACATTTGATTGGCCCGCCGATCAAATTGGTTCTTTCCCGATGCACGACGACGAACATAAGGCCTTAAAAGACATCACAAATTGGCGCGAAAGTGTCAAAGCACCTTCTGTTTTCTATTCCGATGAAGAGTGGGCAGCAGCCATCGCCCATGCCGATTCCGTTGACCGTAATGATAAATTCGTAACCGCTTTTTGTGCTCCGGGAATTTTTGAAATGACCCATCATCTGATGAGCATGGAAGACGCTTTAATGGCTTTATATGAAGAGCCTGAAGATATGCATGACTTAATTGATTACATTGTTGAATATGAACTGGCTTATGCTAAAGAAGTGATTGATCACATTCATCCCGATGCCTTATTCCATCATGATGACTGGGGTAGTCAACGTTCATCTTTCATCTCCCCGGAAATGTTCGATGAGTTTATTTTACCGGCTTACAAAAAAGTTTATGGCTTCTGGAAAGCGAATGGCGTTGAATTAATTGTTCACCATAGCGATAGTTATGCCGCTAATTTAGTTCCCGAAATGATTGAAATGGGCATCGATATCTGGCAGGGTGTTATGACCACCAACAATGTCCCGGAACTGATTAAGCAATATGGCGGAAAAATCACATTTATGGGCGATGTTGATAGTGGCCGAGTTGATTTCCCTGGCTGGACCCGAGAACTGATTTACGCCGATGTAAAAAAAGCTTGTGAAGAATGCGGTAAACTGTATTTTATTCCAAATTTGAGTCAGGGATTAAACATTAGTTCCTTCCCCGGTGTTTATGAAGCAACTAGTGAAATTATTGACCAACTCAGCAAGGAAATGTTCTAA
- a CDS encoding corrinoid protein: protein MSKIEEVKAKVEAGKSKLVPGLVQEALDEGSAAGDILQAMVDSMGVVGEKFSSGEIFVPEMLIAAKAMSKGVDVLKPLMAGDGSASLGTCIIGTVAGDLHDIGKNLVSMMIESAGFDMVDLGVDVPADTFVQAVKDNANVKLVACSGLLTTTMPALKEAVATVKAACPEIKVIVGGAPVTPEYATEIGADGYAPDAGSAAVKAKELATA, encoded by the coding sequence ATGTCAAAAATTGAAGAAGTCAAAGCAAAGGTTGAAGCCGGAAAATCGAAGCTGGTCCCCGGATTAGTTCAGGAAGCTCTTGACGAAGGCAGTGCCGCTGGTGATATTCTCCAGGCAATGGTGGATTCCATGGGCGTCGTTGGCGAAAAATTCTCATCCGGTGAAATTTTTGTGCCGGAAATGCTCATTGCCGCCAAAGCGATGTCAAAAGGAGTCGATGTCTTAAAACCACTTATGGCTGGGGATGGTTCCGCCTCACTGGGTACCTGTATCATCGGAACCGTAGCCGGAGATTTACATGATATCGGCAAAAATCTGGTTTCAATGATGATTGAAAGTGCCGGTTTTGATATGGTTGACCTTGGCGTTGATGTTCCTGCTGACACCTTTGTTCAAGCCGTCAAAGATAATGCCAATGTCAAGTTGGTCGCCTGCTCCGGTCTTTTGACCACGACCATGCCCGCTTTAAAAGAAGCCGTAGCCACTGTTAAAGCCGCTTGTCCCGAAATAAAAGTGATTGTTGGAGGAGCTCCCGTAACGCCAGAATATGCTACCGAAATTGGTGCTGACGGATACGCCCCAGACGCCGGCAGTGCCGCCGTTAAAGCTAAAGAATTGGCCACTGCTTAA
- a CDS encoding inorganic phosphate transporter — MILVSTTTILVLVILIGLIFALTNGLHDASSVVATFISCGAASPKQSVIVASVFGLLGAMFGGNLVADAISELIDLPTDTALLTVLFAAIFGAALWNLITWKLGLPSSSTHALIGGIIGAVIVSSGYQHVLWGWSELVGANHQVTGIVKVIAALLLSPVLGFVIAFLIEKLSKLLLRNSKVSLNKRIKQLQWLIVGGLSFSHGSNDTQKIIGIFTLALAAWSGATIHSAPIWVKASGGLVMFMGTMLGGWSIMKTLGRGIFDIKPLHSLNSQLASVSSILGATLIGAPVSTTHVVVGSIMGVGAGDEYKMVHWGIVKEILIAWCITIPLAGLVSAIIYTVITALFKVI, encoded by the coding sequence ATGATACTGGTAAGTACAACAACTATTTTAGTTCTGGTCATTTTAATCGGACTCATTTTTGCTTTGACCAATGGTCTTCATGATGCGAGTTCAGTCGTCGCGACATTTATCAGTTGTGGAGCCGCAAGCCCAAAACAGTCAGTTATTGTGGCATCCGTTTTTGGTTTGCTGGGAGCGATGTTTGGTGGAAATCTGGTCGCCGACGCCATTTCTGAGTTAATCGATTTGCCCACTGATACAGCGTTATTAACGGTCCTATTCGCGGCTATTTTTGGCGCTGCGTTATGGAATTTAATCACCTGGAAATTAGGGTTGCCGTCAAGTTCTACCCATGCCTTAATTGGCGGAATTATTGGTGCCGTGATAGTGTCATCGGGGTATCAACATGTTTTGTGGGGATGGTCGGAATTAGTGGGAGCGAACCATCAGGTGACAGGAATAGTAAAGGTAATTGCCGCTTTGCTGTTGTCACCGGTACTGGGATTTGTAATTGCCTTTCTAATTGAAAAACTGTCAAAACTATTGCTGAGAAATTCAAAAGTTTCGCTTAATAAACGGATTAAGCAATTGCAATGGCTAATTGTTGGAGGACTTTCATTTAGTCATGGTTCCAATGATACCCAAAAAATAATTGGCATCTTCACGCTAGCTTTGGCCGCCTGGAGTGGAGCGACGATTCATTCGGCACCCATTTGGGTTAAAGCGAGTGGCGGTCTGGTTATGTTTATGGGAACAATGCTGGGCGGTTGGAGTATTATGAAGACATTGGGGCGGGGGATTTTTGACATTAAACCACTGCACAGTCTGAATTCGCAACTGGCATCAGTGAGCTCGATTCTGGGGGCAACCTTAATTGGGGCGCCAGTTTCAACAACGCATGTGGTGGTAGGAAGTATTATGGGCGTTGGCGCCGGCGATGAATACAAAATGGTGCATTGGGGAATTGTTAAAGAAATCCTAATAGCCTGGTGTATCACCATCCCCTTAGCCGGTTTGGTTTCAGCCATTATTTACACTGTGATTACGGCTTTATTCAAAGTAATTTAG